A window of Plasmodium brasilianum strain Bolivian I chromosome 8, whole genome shotgun sequence contains these coding sequences:
- a CDS encoding enolase — translation MASVITRISAREILDSRGNPTVEVDLETNLGIFRAAVPSGASTGIYEALELRDNDKSRYLGKGVQQAIKNINEKIAPKLIGLNCTEQKKIDNMMVQELDGSKNEWGWSKNKLGANAILAISMAVCRAGAAANKVSLYKYLAQLADKKTDQMVLPVPCLNVINGGSHAGNKLSFQEFMIVPVGAPSFKEALRYGAEVYHTLKSEIKKKYGIDATNVGDEGGFAPNILNANEALDLLVSAIKGAGYEGKVKIAMDVAASEFYNSDNKTYDLDFKTPNNDKSLVKTGAELVNLYIDLVKKYPIISIEDPFDQDDWENYAKLTEAIGKDVQIVGDDLLVTNPTRITKALEKKACNALLLKVNQIGSITEAIEACLLSQKNNWGVMVSHRSGETEDVFIADLVVALRTGQIKTGAPCRSERNAKYNQLLRIEESLGSSALFAGEKFRLQMN, via the exons atggcTAGTGTAATAACTCGCATATCAGCCCGGGAAATTTTAG ACTCCAGAGGAAACCCAACGGTTGAAGTCGATTTGGAAACAAACTTGGGTATCTTTCGCGCTGCTGTTCCTTCCGGAGCATCCACGGGTATTTACGAAGCACTTGAGCTTAGAGACAATGACAAGAGTAGGTATTTAGGAAAAGGTGTTCAACAAGCAATTaagaatattaatgaaaagatAGCACCAAAATTGATTGGATTAAATTGCACAGAACAGAAGAAGATCGACAATATGATGGTTCAAGAATTAGATGGTAGTAAGAATGAATGGGGATGgtcaaaaaacaaattaggGGCTAATGCAATTTTAGCTATTTCTATGGCAGTATGTAGAGCTGGTGCTGCGGCAAATAAAGTTtctttatacaaatatttagcTCAACTAGCTGACAAAAAAACAGATCAAATGGTTTTACCAGTTCCTTGTTTAAATGTTATTAATGGTGGATCACATGCAGGTAATAAATTATCTTTCCAAGAATTCATGATAGTCCCAGTTGGTGCTCCAAGTTTTAAAGAAGCTTTAAGATATGGTGCAGAAGTATATCATACATTAAAatcagaaataaaaaagaaatacggAATCGATGCGACAAATGTAGGTGATGAAGGAGGATTTGCaccaaatattttaaatgcaaATGAAGCCCTTGATTTGTTAGTAAGTGCTATTAAGGGAGCTGGATATGAAGGTAAGGTAAAAATTGCTATGGATGTTGCTGCTTCAGAGTTTTATAACAGTGATAACAAAACATATGACTTAGATTTTAAAACACCAAATAATGATAAGTCATTAGTAAAAACTGGTGCTGAGTTAGTTAACTTATACATCGATTTAGTTAAAAAGTATCCTATCATTTCAATTGAAGATCCATTTGATCAAGATGATTGGGAAAACTATGCAAAACTTACAGAAGCTATTGGTAAGGACGTACAAATTGTAGGAGATGATTTATTAGTTACAAATCCAACCAGAATTACTAAAGCACTTGAGAAAAAAGCATGTAATGCTTTATTACTTAAAGTAAACCAAATTGGTTCAATAACAGAAGCTATTGAAGCATGCTTACTttctcaaaaaaataattgggGAGTCATGGTATCACACAGGTCAGGTGAAACAGAAGATGTTTTTATTGCTGACTTAGTTGTTGCACTTAGAACTGGTCAAATAAAAACTGGTGCTCCTTGTAGAAGTGAAAGAAATGCCAAGTATAATCAATTGTTAAGAATTGAGGAATCCCTTGGCAGTAGCGCGCTTTTTGCGGGGGAAAAGTTCAGATTACAGATGAATTAA
- a CDS encoding hypothetical protein (conserved Plasmodium protein), whose product MGETKNNVEVIPSNKKKVSGCIKILPKNKKKSENCSNLRTSSLNINTRKCCNEKRDNSVNNLDNLNNLDNMNNLDNFELQCRDYIDEVLKINEYIKLPNSINNEQDKKKWKKAHCLRNKMKQYDLMTRKRLYQNNFINNKAKFNRERYIILNKIPLYREAFPSIINTSDKIKEDIIRTYLKTHAAYLLSEKKRISNNLSLKKKRNSSYSYRKKQTDKHEVNNSLNYYYNSHPGMYNQTSARYTDKFRKRDLSYNLWKKIIIDNIKKGIINPTTCKYLSRSSVKKYGLGNYNMKKSDMKKYNVNRYSLNNHHLSSHHLNSHHLNRNDIENYNILINGSYQNLKNMQNGGKNSLKAYQKSIANRPTSISNHESHMIRNNYSSNILVHDEKREDAYELNPRRTKMNALSNSNSIRNSSTCDSSNDSKHIHDHNNSKTNSTHNTTVKTHYKYTNNNSNYSNESINGSINESLKRHSECQGKNPCGKSSIENENFIYKKDRFSLLGRIKNNKDIEVKLVLNKV is encoded by the coding sequence ATGGGCGAAACGAAAAATAATGTGGAGGTAATTCCTTCTAACAAGAAGAAGGTAAGTGGTTGCATAAAAATTCttccaaaaaataaaaaaaaaagcgaaaaTTGTAGCAATTTGAGAACAAGCagtttaaatataaatactagAAAATGCTGCAATGAGAAGAGAGATAATTCTGTAAATAATTTGGACAATTTGAACAATTTGGACAATATGAACAATTTGGACAATTTTGAGTTACAGTGTCGTGATTACATAGATGAAGTGctcaaaataaatgaatatataaaacttccaaatagtataaataatgaacaggataaaaagaaatggaaGAAAGCACATTgcttaagaaataaaatgaaacagTATGATCTTATGACAAGAAAAAgattatatcaaaataattttattaataataaggCTAAATTTAATAGAGAAagatatatcattttaaataaaattccaCTATATAGAGAAGCTTTTCCATCAATTATAAATACGtcagataaaattaaagaagaTATCATTCGGACTTATCTGAAAACACATGCTGCTTATTTACTATCTGAGAAGAAAAGaattagtaataatttaagccttaaaaaaaaaagaaattctaGTTATTCatacagaaaaaaacaaactgATAAGCATGAAGTAAATAATtccttaaattattattataattctcATCCTGGAATGTACAACCAAACTAGTGCAAGATATACAGATAAGTTTAGAAAAAGGGACTTATCATATAATttgtggaaaaaaataataattgacaatataaaaaaagggatCATTAACCCAACcacatgtaaatatttaagtaGAAGTAGTGTAAAGAAATATGGCCTAGGAAACTACAACATGAAAAAGAGCGACATGAAAAAGTATAATGTAAACCGCTACAGCTTAAACAACCATCATCTGAGCAGCCATCACCTGAACAGCCATCACCTGAACAGGAACGACATTGAAAACTacaacattttaataaacgGTTCATATCAAAACttgaaaaatatgcaaaatggAGGGAAAAATTCTCTCAAAGCTTATCAGAAAAGTATTGCCAACAGACCGACTTCAATTTCAAATCATGAATCTCACATGATACGTAACAACTACTCGAGCAACATACTTGTTCATgatgaaaaaagagaagatgCTTATGAACTCAACCCCAgaagaacaaaaatgaaCGCACTATCAAACTCAAATAGCATTAGGAACTCAAGTACTTGTGATTCCTCAAATGATTCTAAACATATACATGATcataataattctaaaacTAATTCTACACACAATACTACTGTAAAAACACATTATAAGTATACTAATAATAACTCTAATTATTCTAATGAATCTATAAATGGATCTATAAATGAATCTCTAAAAAGGCATTCAGAGTGTCAAGGGAAAAACCCCTGTGGAAAATCCAGcatagaaaatgaaaattttatttataaaaaggaCCGCTTTTCCTTATTGGGtaggataaaaaataataaagatatagaAGTTAAGCTAGTTTTAAACAAAGTGTAA
- a CDS encoding ribonucleoside-diphosphate reductase small chain — protein sequence MNKEYYHNQEVLLEAQNNDDILKENQFRWVMFPIKYKTFWTYYKEIESLFWTAEDYNFDKDKQYLDNIDKNMLVKLFELVCFYSLKDLHVYKEQALITSKMLDIIQIPEGRAFYGFQMCMENIHDEVYACIFETYIPDSKQKRVIINKVIQLDSVLKKQKWLTEIFETNIPFYNKLILIYISKVLFNGTLNILIGYCKENSILPGLCTVHEKIHRDEYLHGDFSVMCCNHLNNKLKYEYVLEYFKIAVELEYQFSLEMLELSVLKIKKEQVKSFLEYLADSMLVNLKYPKHFNAKYPFSWPEFNKITVSESQKTESVKKADEIYGEKQITFDEDF from the exons atgaacaaagaATACTATCACAACCAGGAAGTACTGTTGGAAGCTCAGAATAATGATGACATCTTAAAAGAGAATCAGTTTAGATGG GTTATGTTCCCcataaaatacaaaacatTCTGG ACTTACTACAAAGAGATAGAATCCCTGTTTTGGACTGCTGAGGATTATAATTTTGATAAGGATAAACAATACTTGGACAACATTGACAAAAATATGCTTGTGAAATTGTTCGAGCTTGTTTGCTTCTATAGTTTGAA GGATTTGCACGTGTACAAGGAACAAGCACTAATAACGAGCAAAATGTTAGACATTATTCAAATACCAGAAGGCAGAGCTTTTTACGGTTTTCAGATGTGTATGGAAAATATTCATGATGAAGTTTATGCATGTATTTTTGAAACGTATATTCCTGACTCTAAACAGAAAAgagtaataattaataaggTAATACAACTAGATagtgttttaaaaaaacaaaaatggcTAACTGAAATATTCGAAACAAATATCCCTTTCTACAATAAACTAATTCTTATCTATATTTCTAAAGTTCTTTTTAACGGAACGTTAAATATTCTAATTGGTTATTGTAAGGAAAATTCTATTCTACCTGGATTATGTACCGTTcatgaaaaaatacataGAGATGAATATCTTCATGGTGATTTTTCAGTTATGTGTTGtaatcatttaaataataaattaaaatatgaatatgtattagaatattttaaaatagcaGTTGAGTTAGAGTATCAGTTCTCTTTGGAAATGCTAGAACTGTCtgtcttaaaaataaaaaaagaacaagtCAAATCCTTTTTGGAATATTTAGCTGATAGCATGTTAGTAAATTTGAAATACCCAAAACATTTTAATGCAAAATATCCCTTTTCTTGGCCTGAATTTAATAAG ATCACTGTGAGTGAGAGTCAAAAAACAGAGTCCGTTAAAAAAGCTGATGAAATTTATGgtgaaaaacaaataacgTTTGACGAAGACTTCTGA